In the genome of Candidatus Bathyarchaeum sp., one region contains:
- a CDS encoding ATP-binding cassette domain-containing protein, which translates to MSGEVLVEAIKLTKKFGDFVAVDAVDFEIFKGENIGFLGPNGAGKTTTMTMIQGVSPLTGGKLTVAGKDIINDSREIKYLIGVAPQEDNLDPDFTVFENLMVYARYYDIPKQKAKTKAEELLKFMQLEEKRDVVILALSGGMKRRLILARAMMNDPQILILDEPTTGLDPQARHLIWSKIKELQKQGVTVILTTHYLDEASQLCDRILIMDHGKIIEKGKPAELIKKHVGYEVLEALHSEESMQCLKDAFPDARIDIVNDKIQLFANQPRGVLAQTLEKISFKGGIIRNSNLEDVFLKLAGRSLKD; encoded by the coding sequence ATGAGCGGCGAAGTATTGGTTGAAGCAATTAAACTAACCAAAAAGTTTGGTGACTTTGTGGCAGTAGACGCAGTTGATTTTGAAATCTTCAAAGGAGAAAACATTGGTTTTCTGGGACCCAACGGCGCAGGCAAAACTACCACCATGACCATGATACAAGGCGTTTCTCCGTTAACTGGAGGAAAATTAACTGTCGCTGGAAAAGACATCATCAACGACTCCCGCGAAATAAAATACCTGATTGGGGTTGCCCCTCAGGAGGATAATTTGGATCCTGACTTTACTGTTTTTGAGAACTTGATGGTTTACGCCCGATACTATGATATTCCCAAACAAAAAGCAAAAACCAAAGCTGAAGAGCTTCTCAAGTTCATGCAACTAGAAGAAAAACGAGATGTGGTTATTCTTGCCCTTTCGGGAGGCATGAAACGCCGGTTGATTCTTGCTCGTGCCATGATGAATGACCCCCAGATACTAATCTTGGATGAGCCAACAACTGGACTGGACCCGCAGGCGCGGCATCTGATTTGGTCTAAGATTAAAGAGTTGCAAAAACAAGGGGTCACTGTAATTTTGACCACCCATTACTTGGATGAAGCCTCTCAACTGTGCGACAGAATTTTGATAATGGATCATGGAAAAATCATAGAAAAAGGCAAACCCGCTGAACTAATTAAGAAACATGTGGGGTACGAAGTTTTAGAAGCCCTCCACAGCGAAGAATCCATGCAGTGCTTAAAGGATGCGTTTCCCGATGCTAGAATAGATATTGTTAACGACAAAATTCAGTTGTTTGCAAACCAGCCCCGAGGCGTTCTAGCCCAAACCTTGGAAAAAATTTCCTTTAAAGGCGGAATTATTCGAAACAGTAACCTTGAAGACGTTTTTCTCAAACTAGCCGGACGGAGCCTGAAAGACTAA